ACGTGAGATAGGTAAACTAGGCCTAGAAAAGTATTACGAAGAGATTCTGCACGGCCGTATTGGTCACCAAGAAGTTGAAGTGAATAACCAAGGACGCGTGATACGCACACTTGATTTCACCCCTCCGACTCCCGGTAAAGACCTCACCCTTACCCTAGATATTGAGCTACAAATGATCGCTAAGCGGGCACTCGCTGGCAAACGCGGCTCAGTAGTTGCGATTGACCCGCGTGATGGCGGAGTGTTGGCGATGTATTCGAACCCAAGTTACGACGGTAACTTGTTCGTGCACGGCATTAGCTCGAAGAACTACCGCAAATTATTAGACTCGAAAGACTTGCCACTGATCAATCGCAGTGTCCAAGGTTACCCGCCCGCTTCTACCGTAAAACCCTTCTTAGCCTTACTTGGCCTAGAGCAAGGAGTGATAACACCTGAAACTCGAATTTGGGACCCCGGTTGGTATCAATTAAAAGGCGTTGATCACAAATACCGTGACTGGAAAAAATGGGGGCATGGCTGGGTTGATTTAACTAAAGCGATTGAACAATCGTGTAACGTTTACTTTTACGATTTAGCCTACAAGCTTGGTATCACCAAAATCAGCGAGATGATGGACAAGTTTGGCTTTGGTGAACGCACCGGCATTGATATTCATGAAGAGAGCAGTGGTATTTTGCCCAGTGTTGGCTGGAAGCGCGCTCGCTACAATCAAAACTGGTATACAGGCGAAACTTTATCAGTCGGTATCGGACAAAGTTATTGGACGGTAACACCACTGCAACTGGCGCAGGCGACCTCAGTGTTGGTTAACAAAGGTGAAATCAAAAAGCCGCATTTATTAAAAGCCAGTTCGCAAACTACATACACACAAGGTGAAGGCAAGAATATTGTCACCATCAGTGCTCAGCCATATGAGCTTGAGGAGTATCCACCAATTGCCTTAAATAACCAAGACAATTGGCAACTTGTTTTAGATGCGATGCATTCAACCGTGCAGAAAAAAGGGGCAACTGGTCATACCGCGTTTAAAGACCACCAATACGACGCCGCCGGTAAAACAGGCTCTGCACAAGTTGCGCGCATTGCGCAAGATGCAAAATATGACGCCGAAAAAACTCAAGAGAACAAGCGTGATAATGCCATGTTTATCGCCTTTGCCCCATTTGATAAGCCCGAGATTGTGGTCTCTGTTGCTATCGAAAATGTTGCCAAAGGCGGTGGTGCAACCAATGCCGCGCCGGTGGCAAGGCAAATAATGGATCAATATTTTGGTAATCGCGTGATCACTAGCGAATACACCAGTGAGGAACATCCACTTCACGACGAACACTTTACCGTTTCCACTGACGAGGCCGATTAATGCGATCAACGGGGCAAGATCAAGCCAAAAAACTCGATATTTGGCAGAAACTTCATTTAGATTTACCCTTGTTGCTTGGCTTACTTAGCTTGATGACCTTGGGACTTTTTGTGGTCTATAGCGCAGGTGGGCAAGACTTTGATTTGGTTGTTCGACAAGGTGTTCGCCTTGGCGTTGCCCTGCTCGTGATGTTTATCGTCGCGCAGATTCCACCGCAGGTTTATTTTAAATGGGCCGTTCCCACTTTTGTGATTGGTTTAGGTTTACTGGTCGCGGTACTGCTAGTTGGTACGGTAGGTAAAGGCGCTCAACGCTGGTTAAATCTTGGCTTTATGCAGTTTCAACCTTCAGAAGTGATGAAACTTATTGTGCCGATCACCATCGCTTGGTTTATCAGCCAGCACGATCTGCCAGCCAAGCTAGGTAATATCGTAATTGCCTTTATTCTTGTGCTAATCCCAACATTACTCATTGCTAAGCA
This Thalassotalea euphylliae DNA region includes the following protein-coding sequences:
- the mrdA gene encoding penicillin-binding protein 2, translating into MVRRKRVSIRNHSAEANLFARRAFIALIGVVAMLIVLFTNVYNSQVNSFEKYQTRSNSNRIKLLPVAPNRGQIYDRNGVLLAENKPVYSLEIIPEQVEDLEGTIADISELLDISEEKQQKFFKALRGKRRFKPIELQSRLSDQQVALFSVNQHKYPGAFIDARLKRYYPFGDLTTHNLGYVAKINRKDAQRLEADGKSENYAATREIGKLGLEKYYEEILHGRIGHQEVEVNNQGRVIRTLDFTPPTPGKDLTLTLDIELQMIAKRALAGKRGSVVAIDPRDGGVLAMYSNPSYDGNLFVHGISSKNYRKLLDSKDLPLINRSVQGYPPASTVKPFLALLGLEQGVITPETRIWDPGWYQLKGVDHKYRDWKKWGHGWVDLTKAIEQSCNVYFYDLAYKLGITKISEMMDKFGFGERTGIDIHEESSGILPSVGWKRARYNQNWYTGETLSVGIGQSYWTVTPLQLAQATSVLVNKGEIKKPHLLKASSQTTYTQGEGKNIVTISAQPYELEEYPPIALNNQDNWQLVLDAMHSTVQKKGATGHTAFKDHQYDAAGKTGSAQVARIAQDAKYDAEKTQENKRDNAMFIAFAPFDKPEIVVSVAIENVAKGGGATNAAPVARQIMDQYFGNRVITSEYTSEEHPLHDEHFTVSTDEAD